ACCCCGGGGTCCCCCGAGGTGTCCGGACGGCGGGCATGTGGTGCGTCTGGACGCTGGCGATCGGCGCCGTCGTCTACTTCGCGGTGCAGCTGGCCGTCGTCCTGGGCACCGTGCTGCTCACCTTCCTGGTCGGGCTGCTGCTCACCGCCCTGCTGCGGCCGGTGGCCTCCTGGCTGGACCGGACCGGACTCCCGCGCCTGGCGGCCACCTGGCTGGTGATGGTGCTCTTCCTCGTCCTCCTGGGCGGGGTCCTCTACTTCCTGCAGCAACGGGTCGCCCGGGAGTGGACGAGCCTGCGCCCCACCCTGGTCACCGGGCTGGACCGGGTGCGCACCAGCCTCGTGGACACGCTCGGCCTGCCCCAGCAGCGGGTCGACTCGGTCATCGACGGGCTGATCGGCCAGCTGACGGGCGGGTTCGGGGGCGGCGCCGGCGGGCCGGGGATGGTGGTGACCGGTGCCACGACCGCGGTCACCGTCGCGGCCTCCCTGGTCCTCGCCCTGTTCACCGCCTTCTGGCTCGTCTACGACGGCGCCCGGATCTGGCGGCTGTGCCTCCGGATCGTGCCGGCCGACCGCCGGGCGGCCGCCGATGCCGCGGGGAACGGGGCCTGGCACACCCTGGGTGGTTACCTGCGGGGCACCACGGTCGTCGCGCTGATCGACGCCATCGGCATCGGGGTGGCGCTGGTGGTCATCGGCGTGCCGCTGGCCTTCGCCCTGGCCGTGCTGACGTTCCTCGGCGCCTACATCCCGGTCGTCGGGGCGTTCGTGGCGGGGCTCGCCGCCGTCGTGGTGGCGTTCGCCTCCGGCGGGCTGACCGACGCCCTGCTCGTGCTCGGTGCGGTGGTCGTGGTGCAGCAGATCGAAGGCAACCTCCTGCAGCCGCTGATCATGCGGCGGACCGTGTTCCTCCACCCGCTGGGGATCGTCTACGCCCTCACCGTCGGCGGGCTGCTGTGGGGGATCGGCGGGGCGGTGATCGCCGTGCCGCTGACCGCCGTCGTGTACGCGATCGCCGTGGCCCTGGCCGGGCGGCACGGCGACGAGGACCCCGACCCCCGACCGCGGGGACTCCGCCTCCGGGCCGGTGGTGCCACTCGTGCGGAGCTGTCGTCCCCCGATGGCCGGCCGGCCGGTGGACCTAGCCGCCGGGACGGGGCGGCGGAGACGTCCGGGGGCTCCTGATCGTCACCGTGGTCCCCTCCGGTCCGGGGACGGCGGTGACCTCGCCGACGGCGCCCATCAGCGTGGAGCCACGACCGCGGTCCATGCTCGGCACCCGCTCCCGCCACTGCCCGT
The Modestobacter marinus DNA segment above includes these coding regions:
- a CDS encoding AI-2E family transporter — protein: MASDVTNEHPAEPPAGPSPDRRAGASTDPGVPRGVRTAGMWCVWTLAIGAVVYFAVQLAVVLGTVLLTFLVGLLLTALLRPVASWLDRTGLPRLAATWLVMVLFLVLLGGVLYFLQQRVAREWTSLRPTLVTGLDRVRTSLVDTLGLPQQRVDSVIDGLIGQLTGGFGGGAGGPGMVVTGATTAVTVAASLVLALFTAFWLVYDGARIWRLCLRIVPADRRAAADAAGNGAWHTLGGYLRGTTVVALIDAIGIGVALVVIGVPLAFALAVLTFLGAYIPVVGAFVAGLAAVVVAFASGGLTDALLVLGAVVVVQQIEGNLLQPLIMRRTVFLHPLGIVYALTVGGLLWGIGGAVIAVPLTAVVYAIAVALAGRHGDEDPDPRPRGLRLRAGGATRAELSSPDGRPAGGPSRRDGAAETSGGS